The nucleotide window TACCTATCCGGATATCCTGGCTACGTCCATGTACcttgtttgttaataatatgtactttaaCCAACTTTATACACCCGTATGTATGGGCGTACATGTTCTGGGGCGGAGTGGTTATTTAATCAGTTATGGTATACCTACTTGTGACTGTTGTCTGCTGACATATAAGTTTGAcacctaggtacctacctacctacttatcaCCGGTGCCTAACTACCGAATTATGGCCACGCTCAGTTGTGCCTACTTAATcaacttttttgttataattctgtatgtaagtaaatatttactatttaattaacttaaatatgACTTGGAGCCGTTAATGTTTACCTAACTAACTTAAGCTGTACAGTGTTTAATATCCAAATTGATTTTTAAGGTTGCGTTTGGATTTCGCactccttttttttatttcagcttAAACAAAACGAAGtcatatttaagtaatttatatcgCACTTAGTTAAGTGTCAACTAATTTACTGGCTGCATAGTCTTGTGTGTTAAGAACAGCTTTTTGACGCTTTCTATTGTAGAACTAATCTAACCAATAATTAGATACCAACTGACCTATTAGTATAGTGATGAGCAGGTGTTAATACTTACTTTAAGTgagtttaaaatcatattaccTTGCGTGACTTAAGACAAAATAAAAGCGTTGAAGCCGCTACCCGATTCGTCTCaagaagtacctacctacatgtaTATTGTGACACGCATCCCTCATGTCATAAGgacttatttgtttgttattttctaaattaacatGACTTGGTTTACTTTCCAGGTGACGACGGCGTTCAGCTCCATTGTTCGTGGGTACTGCTCACGATTGCTGTCCTCCTCACACATCTGCAAGATACACTTTGAGTTTCCTCTAATATGTGATACTAATAATGTGACTATATTACTATAAGAATATGTTACTATATAACTAAGCGTTAATTTTTATAAGCTTTAtctagtaaataatttaaatattattgcaatttacattataaatcaaatctactgttactaataaaatattttttattgaaagtgatCACCCTAGTAGTTCCTAACAACCTCCCAACCTTTGTTTTTTTTGGTGAGCCACAGATCAGTAgctgtattaattttaaataatactaggTATACTATTAATTACTGCTTGTGTTGGGCGGTCGGTAATGTTTCCGTGTGCTGCccggtctcgggttcgattcccgtgtcgggcaaagtgcttttgatcttttttaatttatagataaatatttctcaatagtagctctGAGTTTGGTAACGTCCCCGGAAAGTGGCACTAGACCCGCCCACATACAGAACGCTGCTTACCTTAAATTTACTTTTGATTTCGATTGTACCTGGTATACCAATAGGTTCATGCCGAAACGCCAATAtattcatacacctctgcctacacttacAACATTAGCGACATTTtagtgattttatatttatacaattctaCATGCATATGCTAGGGGATATTACGTTAGGAAAACTGTCAATTACTAACTTCTTCCAGCGCGTAATGAAATACAGCAGACAGCCCATTGCGAGAATGAAGATGTAACAAATGAGTATTTTAACCGATGGCGGCGAAAGGATCTTTTGgtttaagataattttagaCTTGCCGTGTAAAAGCCAAGGTAgcaaagtttattataaataaatatagaaaatagattaaaactctcaaatactttataaataacgattattataatttattgagctaatgtataattatgcacaatatatttatgtactttttttattttgacacctTATTCTTACagagtaggtaggtatacaGGTTTACacgaatattattaaataaaaaatatcatttacatGTCAAtgtttatacttaaataataatatgttatttgtcGATAATGCATGCAAATGCCTACTACATGCCTAATATAGATTAGTCTAGGAACCTACTTACTTTTAATGGCATgtttcaatcaaatttaaatgtttaacgATCGTGTGCTGCGTTTGTACGTACGTATTGTGAATGTATAAGACATTTCTTTAACTTATGCTTAATTggcaaataataaaatggaaGCTTTGTTTGATTTTGAGCCATGTAGTATTTACAGGACAAATCAGGTCTTTGGTTTCTTAGCCTCTTATTTTACACCTACTCTTACAAAGTTACAAGTATAGCaagtatatagtatattatatacaatgtACATAGTCCTCCTACTGCATGCCACATCAATTTGTTACTACTTTGCTCGAGAAACATCAgtctaagatattttttttagttacaaaaCACTAATAGtcttttaagattatttataaagccttaaaattaaatttgatatttatttaaacataatgcCTTGCCTGTTTACACTTATTATACACATTTCCCAGGCATTATAATTggcttcaaaataaaaacatcatagATGGAACAATGGGAGTTAGGCAGACAGTTGTCCAAAAAATGTAGGCATAGTCTGGACTGTCCTTACTATATTCTGATTAGATTTAACTTAGATTAAGACTCACCGTTTCGGATATCTTTAATGATGCTTAGAATTCTTGCAGTTgagttcttttttgttttagaccAGGCCGACTAAATATGCGATTTTGACACATTTTCTCAAATTTTTGTAGTGCATGTGGCACAtcattttaaagataataaattaaaaagtttttaggaAAGTTGATAAACTCTCCAAAAGGATGAAACGATGAGTCTTTGAGTCTTATACAGTGTGCTTCACACATCAGTCAAGTAAATGACTAACAAATATTACACTCTAAAGCAGCCACACATTCTATAATTATGATTAGGTAAGTATGTATATACAAAGTAAACAAATTTATAACTCTACACTGCCACTTATAATGGCAAAATAACTATAACATTGTCTCGGCTCACATTAAATGTAGATTTCTTAACTAACAATCCACTTTTAGGGATTACTTAACATCATAGTTGTtctataggtacatattataaatatttgtgtaaataatcaaattgtaatatttatccACTGCTGACATTACCAGGTAAATATCATGTCAGTGGGAGCTACctgaagtttattttatgatatatatCTTCTATGCACGGAAACTCATTCGTTGTTCAATGCAAGTATAGTAATTGCTAATCGACATTAAGTCGGCGTAATCATGGATCAGAACAACGTGTAAGTATAAATTATCAACATTTCTGTACGTACAGAGAATCGTATCCCCACATGTTATTTAACCGCTACGCTATCACTCAACATCGCACAACATACGAACACAAGGCAATTTATTATGTAGCCAGGCGATACTAGGCTGCCATCCACATTGTGTGTTCATAGAAAGGGTGTTTTTTAGAAGTCAAATTAACATGCTACATTTGTGGTCTACTTTATTTAGACAGACCGATAAACAGACGTTGGAACATCATCATCGTCAAGGATAACTTACTATACTAGCCTATAAATTATATGATGCTAGATAAAATAAGCGAAAATTTGGACTTCCCCATGGCACTCAATCCGAGCTAGCCATGTCATTTGGGCGAAATCATATATGACATCATGGGCTTCAACAGTAAAATAGACGTATTCAGCTATAGTTATACACCTCTAAAAAACACATTTCATGTATGTAAAAGACCTTAGCCAACCTCTATTCTCAAGTATCAGAAATATAgtgtttgcaaaaataaattacaagcgCGTCCCATTTTCATTCTTAAGTACTAGCTAGTTGAATGTTGTATGACACTTGGTTTTGGCTTGAATTGATGTTCATTTGGTATATCTCTACTTTGGTAAAAGCATgcaattagttattttaaaattacatttacatacTTTAGGAACTACACATGAATACACAGCATCATAACAAATAATGTAAGGTTGTTTTTCCATTAGtgacacattttaatattaatcactAGCCCACTTTGGCTCCTGTTGTAATAATAACCTAGTAGATAAATCAATGGCactaatataaatgaatttctattattaaaaactgtCATTGGCCTTTGTTTCATAAGTCTTTCTCTCAATAGGTACAATATACAACCAGGTTGCAGATTTCCAGTAAATAAGAGCATTATTCTTCAGCTCATTTTGTAATGTATGAATTGAGCCTGGTgtcatcaataatattaattatgacgAGTCCGCCGAATAAACATTTgtcaatttttgtttttttcgttATTTCCTGGGCTGCCACTACCGCATATAATATTGCACGAATTGTGTCTTGTTTTTCGTGAGCCTTCAAGACCTACGGGTATTTCTTCCCCGGCGGCGACGGATGTCAATGCAACAGTTTTATCAAAGTCAATTGTTGTGTAACCTATGGCAGCAGCAGGCGCCGCAGACGATGTATTAGGGACCATTGGCCTCTCCACGCTGCACTGGGATACAAGTCGTCCACGCGACTGGTACACACTTTGAGTGGCTCCATCACTTTTGGAGTTATTAGAGAAGTGACTTTCAGAAGATATATCCCTCGAGGGTTTAAAAGCTTCCTTGTTAGAATCAATATCAAGTATTGCATAATTTACTTCAATTTCTTCTACAGGTGACATAGAGGCAAATTCAGATTCCGAGAATTTTAGGTTGTACTCTGAAGAAAAATTTAGTATTTGCTTTAAATTTTCTCCTAGTTCACCCAGTGATAAATTGGCATACGCATTTATTTCGGCCTTGTTACCAAcagttaaattacaatattcCATTTGTTTAGGTGTCAGAGGAGTAGTAGGTACAACATCACTCTTATTAGACTCTGGGACATTTGCTTCACTGGGTGCAATGTTCATATATAATCTAACTGTTTGTTGGGTGTCTGTGTGTGGCTGTTGATCTAAACTCAACTGTGCATAATGTTCACTGGCTGTGCTCAATGTTGGTGAAAGAggattattatttgtttgattatttgaaacacctccatttaagtattttaattcaaGGACCCGGTTAGAATCCTCTTGATCCCTCAATGAATTCAAAGCTGCCTTTTCCCGCAAGGTATTTCTTAGTATAGCAAGATCCTTGATTAAGTCATTTGAGTAAACATGGCTAGTTTCAACAGGTGGTTCACTCTGGTTGTTGTTATGTTCTCTTTTAAAATCTCTTAATTGGTACACATTTGTGACTTGACTGGTACTACTTTGTGATCTTGGATACAAAGGCATCACTTCTAATATGTCTGCACTTGAAGGTGATCTTGGTGACTGATTAACATTCCTTGGAACACCAGAATCTGTTAATGTTGGTGGAATATTATTGTTAACCACTGGCCGAATGTTGTTGGCCTGGCCATTATCTATGGAAGACCGGTGGACAACACTGGCTTGCAATGTTTGCCTTCCTTGTGGAGAGGGTGTGAGTCTTGATACTGGATATGGTACAGAATCGTGTATCAcatttttcaaaagaatttgTTGCTGCAGTGTCCTGAATAATAAAGAAGCTCTGCGACATC belongs to Anticarsia gemmatalis isolate Benzon Research Colony breed Stoneville strain chromosome 9, ilAntGemm2 primary, whole genome shotgun sequence and includes:
- the LOC142975659 gene encoding uncharacterized protein LOC142975659 → MGCLHSKKETTDQHPNVFRVVNIDEYGAELCSGQLEITENDIILYREGRESTVWPLHSLRRYGFENGVFSFESGRRCDTGEGIYAFRCRRASLLFRTLQQQILLKNVIHDSVPYPVSRLTPSPQGRQTLQASVVHRSSIDNGQANNIRPVVNNNIPPTLTDSGVPRNVNQSPRSPSSADILEVMPLYPRSQSSTSQVTNVYQLRDFKREHNNNQSEPPVETSHVYSNDLIKDLAILRNTLREKAALNSLRDQEDSNRVLELKYLNGGVSNNQTNNNPLSPTLSTASEHYAQLSLDQQPHTDTQQTVRLYMNIAPSEANVPESNKSDVVPTTPLTPKQMEYCNLTVGNKAEINAYANLSLGELGENLKQILNFSSEYNLKFSESEFASMSPVEEIEVNYAILDIDSNKEAFKPSRDISSESHFSNNSKSDGATQSVYQSRGRLVSQCSVERPMVPNTSSAAPAAAIGYTTIDFDKTVALTSVAAGEEIPVGLEGSRKTRHNSCNIICGSGSPGNNEKNKN